A single genomic interval of Coregonus clupeaformis isolate EN_2021a chromosome 36, ASM2061545v1, whole genome shotgun sequence harbors:
- the LOC121552931 gene encoding E3 ubiquitin-protein ligase pellino homolog 2-like isoform X1 has protein sequence MNSPNQDEDDVPVKDPVKYGELVILGYNGSLPSGDRGRRKSRFALYRRTKANGVKPSTVHILNTPQGSKAVHSRGQHSISFTLSRNQTVVVEYCHDNDTDMFQIGRSTECPIDFVVTDTSGEGKEGEDPSVAPSTISRFACRVVCERSPPYTARIYAAGFDSSKNIFLGEKATKWKNPDGHMDGLTTNGVLVMHPEGFPEDSRQGLWREISVCGDVYALRETRSGPSRGKLAEGESSALRDGSLVDLCGATLLWRTGEGLLHAPTLRHLEALRQELNAARPQCPVGLSTLAFPSLPRSHSFPFLPSLEERQPWVYLTCGHVHGRHDWGQRPERQEARGGGGEGEGEGRISTVRRECPLCRSVGPYVPLWLGCEPAVYVDAGAPTYAFVPCGHVCSERTAKYWADTPLPHGTHAFRPTCPFCSAPLSSTPQGWTRLIFQGPID, from the exons ATGAATTCGCCGAACCAGGACGAAGATGATGTGCCCGTTAAAGACCCGGTAAAATACGGCGAGCTGGTCATATTGGG GTACAATGGCTCTCTGCCCAGTGGAGACcgggggaggaggaagagccgCTTCGCTCTGTACCGGAGGACCAAGGCCAACGGAGTCAAACCCAGCACTGTTCACATCCTCAACACACCACAAGGcagcaag GCAGTCCACAGCAGGGGGCAGCACAGCATCTCCTTCACTCTGTCCCGCAACCAGACAGTGGTGGTGGAGTACTGCCACGACAACGACACTGACATGTTCCAG ATTGGGCGCTCCACAGAGTGTCCCATAGACTTTGTTGTGACGGACACatcaggagaggggaaggagggcgaGGACCCCTCGGTGGCCCCCAGCACCATCTCCCGCTTCGCCTGCAGGGTGGTGTGTGAACGCAGCCCCCCCTACACCGCACGCATCTATGCCGCTGGCTTTGACTCCTCCAAAAACATATTTCTAGGG gaGAAAGCCACTAAGTGGAAGAACCCGGACGGCCACATGGATGGTTTGACCACAAACGGGGTGCTGGTGATGCACCCTGAGGGCTTCCCTGAGGACAGCAGACAGGGCCTGTGGAGGGAGATCTCTGTTTGTGGGGACGTCTACGCCCTCCGAGAGACACGCTCTGGACCCAGCCGAGGCAAACTG gcggagggagagagcagtgccCTGCGTGATGGTTCTCTGGTGGACCTGTGTGGAGCCACTCTGCTGTGGCGTACTGGAGAGGGCCTGCTCCACGCTCCCACCCTCCGCCACCTGGAGGCGCTGCGACAGGAGCTCAACGCTGCCCGGCCACAGTGTCCTGTAGGCCTCAGTACCCTGGCATTCCCCAGCCTGCCACGCAGCCACAG TTTTCCTTTTCTCCCTAGTCTGGAGGAGCGCCAGCCCTGGGTTTACCTCACCTGCGGACACGTGCATGGCCGCCACGACTGGGGCCAGCGCCCCGAGCGCCAGGaggcgagaggaggaggaggagagggagagggggaaggaaggaTCTCCACAGTCCGCCGGGAGTGCCCTCTATGCAGGAGCGTGGGGCCCTACGTGCCCCTGTGGCTGGGGTGTGAGCCTGCCGTGTACGTGGATGCTGGAGCGCCTACGTACGCGTTTGTACCCTGCGGCCACGTGTGTTCAGAGAGGACAGCCAAGTACTGGGCGGATACCCCGCTGCCCCATGGGACCCACGCCTTCCGGCCCACCTGTCCCTTCTGCTCTGCCCCTCTTAGCAGCACTCCACAGGGCTGGACACGCCTCATCTTCCAGGGCCCCATCGACTAG
- the LOC121552931 gene encoding E3 ubiquitin-protein ligase pellino homolog 2-like isoform X2: MNSPNQDEDDVPVKDPVKYGELVILGYNGSLPSGDRGRRKSRFALYRRTKANGVKPSTVHILNTPQGSKAVHSRGQHSISFTLSRNQTVVVEYCHDNDTDMFQIGRSTECPIDFVVTDTSGEGKEGEDPSVAPSTISRFACRVVCERSPPYTARIYAAGFDSSKNIFLGEKATKWKNPDGHMDGLTTNGVLVMHPEGFPEDSRQGLWREISVCGDVYALRETRSGPSRGKLAEGESSALRDGSLVDLCGATLLWRTGEGLLHAPTLRHLEALRQELNAARPQCPVGLSTLAFPSLPRSHSLEERQPWVYLTCGHVHGRHDWGQRPERQEARGGGGEGEGEGRISTVRRECPLCRSVGPYVPLWLGCEPAVYVDAGAPTYAFVPCGHVCSERTAKYWADTPLPHGTHAFRPTCPFCSAPLSSTPQGWTRLIFQGPID, translated from the exons ATGAATTCGCCGAACCAGGACGAAGATGATGTGCCCGTTAAAGACCCGGTAAAATACGGCGAGCTGGTCATATTGGG GTACAATGGCTCTCTGCCCAGTGGAGACcgggggaggaggaagagccgCTTCGCTCTGTACCGGAGGACCAAGGCCAACGGAGTCAAACCCAGCACTGTTCACATCCTCAACACACCACAAGGcagcaag GCAGTCCACAGCAGGGGGCAGCACAGCATCTCCTTCACTCTGTCCCGCAACCAGACAGTGGTGGTGGAGTACTGCCACGACAACGACACTGACATGTTCCAG ATTGGGCGCTCCACAGAGTGTCCCATAGACTTTGTTGTGACGGACACatcaggagaggggaaggagggcgaGGACCCCTCGGTGGCCCCCAGCACCATCTCCCGCTTCGCCTGCAGGGTGGTGTGTGAACGCAGCCCCCCCTACACCGCACGCATCTATGCCGCTGGCTTTGACTCCTCCAAAAACATATTTCTAGGG gaGAAAGCCACTAAGTGGAAGAACCCGGACGGCCACATGGATGGTTTGACCACAAACGGGGTGCTGGTGATGCACCCTGAGGGCTTCCCTGAGGACAGCAGACAGGGCCTGTGGAGGGAGATCTCTGTTTGTGGGGACGTCTACGCCCTCCGAGAGACACGCTCTGGACCCAGCCGAGGCAAACTG gcggagggagagagcagtgccCTGCGTGATGGTTCTCTGGTGGACCTGTGTGGAGCCACTCTGCTGTGGCGTACTGGAGAGGGCCTGCTCCACGCTCCCACCCTCCGCCACCTGGAGGCGCTGCGACAGGAGCTCAACGCTGCCCGGCCACAGTGTCCTGTAGGCCTCAGTACCCTGGCATTCCCCAGCCTGCCACGCAGCCACAG TCTGGAGGAGCGCCAGCCCTGGGTTTACCTCACCTGCGGACACGTGCATGGCCGCCACGACTGGGGCCAGCGCCCCGAGCGCCAGGaggcgagaggaggaggaggagagggagagggggaaggaaggaTCTCCACAGTCCGCCGGGAGTGCCCTCTATGCAGGAGCGTGGGGCCCTACGTGCCCCTGTGGCTGGGGTGTGAGCCTGCCGTGTACGTGGATGCTGGAGCGCCTACGTACGCGTTTGTACCCTGCGGCCACGTGTGTTCAGAGAGGACAGCCAAGTACTGGGCGGATACCCCGCTGCCCCATGGGACCCACGCCTTCCGGCCCACCTGTCCCTTCTGCTCTGCCCCTCTTAGCAGCACTCCACAGGGCTGGACACGCCTCATCTTCCAGGGCCCCATCGACTAG